The stretch of DNA ACAAGCTCACAGCCGTTCCATGCTTGAGTCGGGGTCGGCAAGATGGGATAGGGGAAGAAGAATATGTACGCGAGGAAAATATCTGGAGTTTTGCTTTTGTTTTGGCTGTAAAAGGAATGGACGGAGAGGGAAAATGTTGTAGCCGTTGGATTaataagggcatgtacaatggttgataagatgGTTTTATCTTAAAtcttgcatgtaatttagagatgatAATTTTTTTTGTCTACAATGGACCATCACttaaccttattttcaataattagACATTCCTAAATACACTAGGAGTCATAAAACTTGCACGTGACGGTCAGTTTGATGCATAAACTTGCAAAATACATAATTGTGGTCAGCTAACTTGTCCTCCCGTTCATATACGATGCATCCGTATGTATTCCTTGCCTCCGTGGCTTGCCAGCGTAGCGGAGGCCCATTGTCAGTGACTATCAGTGGCGGAGGTGCTTGGTCTAGTGGCTGTGGCTATTTTTTTGCAAAAGCATCCCCTAATTTTTTTCGTAATTATGTCTGTGTAAACGCATGTAGCAATTACTTCTTTTTACATCTGTGCGATCCACTTGTCGGTCGACCTACTCACAACCTGTGCAGGACCTATCTGCCATGGGCACACGAAGGAATTTAAGATTTAAAAAATATTGCCTATGAGGATTCGAACCTATAGGTAATGCATGCGCTAACCACGAGAGTCGACGCTAATTGCTGCCCCATACAGAGATGCATATCATATTCTATGGGCCAGCCCGACAAATAAATTCAAGGGTAGgtgattttttttcatttcgcTCAAAAAATTAAGTTACATTCATTCTGAACTATATTTTCGTGTATTTATACTTTCAAATCTAAAATTATTCGAATTAAAAAATCGTTTATTTGACCGAAAGATTTTTCATACATTCTTTCTGAACTATATTTTCCTTGATCTAGATTTTTAAATTTAAAATTATTTGAattcaactaatttttttgttgaTTTGTCCAACAGAATTTACATACATTCATCCTGAACTATATTTTAGCATTATCTAGATTTTTAAAGTGAATCAAGTGCTAAAACAAAATCTCTGCGCTCTGATTGGTCGGCAGGGCCATCCCACGGATCACGCCCCCTACTAATCTCCACCGTCCACTATGCCAAGATCCAACGGTGAGCGCAGCATGTCACGCGGATCGCTCCCTCCTCCTGCTTCCCAATAAAACCCGCGCCCTCGCCGCCGTCCAATTCCACGAATTCAGAGCGGTCcgatccaccgccgccgccgcgtacACCACACCTCGAGAGTCCTCGTCGCCGGAGAAGTAGCAAGCAAGATGGCCGGAAGGAAGGGCGGTGACAGGAAGAAGGCGGTGACCCGCTCCGTCAAGGCCGGGCTCCAGTTCCCCGTAGGCCGCATCGGGCGTTACCTCAAGAAGGGCCGCTACGCCCAGCGCGTCGGCTCCGGCGCCCCCGTCTACCTCGCCGCCGTCCTCGAGTACCTGGCCGCCGAGGTATGCGCCGATCTCTCCCCTCCTCGAGCCTCTGTTCTTCCCTCCTCTTGTCCCGATTGACTGATTTCGTTGGCTTTTGAACGCGCAGGTCCTGGAGCTTGCCGGCAACGCGGCCAAGGACAACAAGAAGACCCGCATCATCCCGCGCCACCTGCTTCTCGCCGTCCGCAACGACCAGGAGCTCGGCAAGCTGCTCGCCGGCGTGACCATCGCCCACGGCGGCGTCATCCCCAACATCAACTCTGTGCTGCTCCCCAAGAAGTCCCCGGCCGCCGCCGAGAAGGAGGCCAAgtcgcccaagaagaagacggcCACCAAGTCCCCCAAGAAGAAGGTCGCTGCCACCAAGGAATAGCCGCCCCCATAACCTAGTTGGTGTTGCTTAGATCCATTTCTCATGGACTAAGATGAGATCCTGCATGTAATGCCTGCTAGTCTTTAGTGTCTGTCAGATTCGTCGAGCAAGGATGACATTGTACCTG from Triticum urartu cultivar G1812 chromosome 3, Tu2.1, whole genome shotgun sequence encodes:
- the LOC125547969 gene encoding histone H2A.1-like; translated protein: MAGRKGGDRKKAVTRSVKAGLQFPVGRIGRYLKKGRYAQRVGSGAPVYLAAVLEYLAAEVLELAGNAAKDNKKTRIIPRHLLLAVRNDQELGKLLAGVTIAHGGVIPNINSVLLPKKSPAAAEKEAKSPKKKTATKSPKKKVAATKE